A part of Streptomyces sp. NBC_01451 genomic DNA contains:
- a CDS encoding DNA polymerase III subunit alpha: MGGERRGFTHLRVASGYSARYGASLPGALVQRAAERGMTTLALTDRDTVAGTVRFAKAATAAGIRPVLGVDVAVAPTVPPDPTASRPRTPVRGGAHVVEPSLRITLLAQSAAGWARLCRLVSAAHAEADSTAPVVSWHTLRAYADRDLVVLLGPSSEPVRALSAGRPDVAGQLLAPWRELAGERLRLETVFLERQGTGAGSLRLAARTLGLGDQHGVRVILSNAVRYADPEQHRLADVLDAARLLRPIDRRQLDGKERWLKDPAAMTAVAERIALAVGDDSARAVRLLAETEATGQSCTLTPADLGLGRPHVPEPSVVGAGPEAGSALRLLRQRCEAGMVARGLDRDERAVRQLDYELGVIGWLAGFEAYFLAVAQVVADTRALGIRVAARGSGAGSMVNHALFIATANPLDHHLLFERFVNERRTTLPDIDLDVESERRLEVYDAIIARFGRERTAVTGMPETYRARHALRDVGLALGIPPQVVGEIAKSFPHIRAKDIRGALAELPELRQLASRVKEFGPLWELAEGLDALPRGYAMHPCGVILSDVSLLDRLPVQPTPAGYPMVQADKEDIELGGYGLLKLDVLGVRMQSAMAHAVAEIHRATGRVLDLDNPDHVDLNDRLAFELIQASDSIGLYQLESPGQQDLLSRLQPRHMQDVIADISLFRPGPVSGRMPELFIAARHGAAPRYAHPDLEPILSDTYGVTIWHEQIIATFAQLTGCDRAAGEYARRALADADRIPRVEEWFRRTAGERGYSTAVLDEVWETISSHGAYGFCRAHAVAFAVPALQSAFLKARFPAFLYAGLLEYDPGMWPRRVIVSDARRHGVPILPVDVNHSHAAHVVEQTEQGWGVRLAFSTVKGISEGEVSRLVAGQPYTGLQDLWLRARPSLPITQRLIRIGALGPPPGDLTRRDLLLQATELHRQSRARTATDGQLPLGGELVTSTPSGLPEMTNRDKLGAELDTLQIDVTHHLMEHHHRLLIELGATTAAHLRGMIPGQKVLVAGVRASTQTPPIQSGKRIIFVTLEDGTGLVDLAFLESSHEACAHTVFHSGLLLVRGTVESRGTRRTVLGEMAWDLDKVAAARRDHGPQAALDLLDRTDPAPTPAQPAEPQRTLADGTAGARLHPYADLQPAGTRSADLRRLGPFDRSHGSAG, from the coding sequence ATCGGAGGTGAGAGGCGTGGATTTACTCATCTGCGCGTCGCCTCCGGGTACTCCGCCCGATACGGCGCCTCCCTCCCCGGTGCCCTCGTGCAGCGCGCCGCCGAGCGCGGGATGACGACGCTCGCGCTGACCGACCGGGACACCGTCGCGGGCACGGTCCGCTTCGCCAAGGCGGCTACGGCCGCCGGCATCCGACCTGTCCTCGGTGTCGACGTCGCCGTCGCCCCCACCGTCCCGCCCGACCCGACAGCCAGCCGGCCGCGTACGCCCGTTCGCGGCGGCGCCCACGTGGTGGAGCCGTCGTTGCGGATCACTCTGCTCGCGCAGTCCGCGGCCGGGTGGGCGCGGCTGTGCCGCCTGGTGTCCGCCGCGCACGCCGAGGCCGACAGCACGGCGCCGGTCGTGTCCTGGCACACACTGCGCGCGTACGCCGACCGGGACCTGGTGGTGTTGCTCGGTCCGTCCTCCGAGCCGGTGCGGGCTCTGTCTGCCGGCCGTCCCGACGTCGCCGGGCAACTGCTCGCACCGTGGCGGGAATTGGCCGGCGAGCGGCTGCGGCTGGAGACTGTGTTTCTGGAGCGGCAGGGAACCGGCGCCGGTTCGCTGCGGCTGGCCGCGCGCACCCTTGGCCTGGGGGACCAGCACGGCGTCCGCGTGATTCTTTCGAACGCGGTCCGCTACGCCGACCCCGAGCAGCACCGTCTGGCCGACGTACTCGACGCGGCCCGGCTGCTGAGGCCCATCGACCGTCGCCAGCTGGACGGCAAGGAGCGGTGGTTGAAGGACCCGGCGGCCATGACGGCGGTGGCCGAGCGGATCGCCCTGGCCGTCGGTGACGATTCCGCCCGCGCCGTACGCCTGTTGGCCGAGACGGAGGCCACCGGCCAGTCCTGCACCCTCACCCCGGCCGACCTCGGCCTGGGCAGGCCGCACGTTCCCGAGCCGTCCGTCGTGGGCGCGGGCCCGGAGGCCGGCTCGGCGCTCCGGCTGCTGCGCCAGCGGTGCGAGGCGGGGATGGTCGCCCGCGGCCTGGACCGTGACGAGCGCGCCGTACGGCAGCTCGACTACGAACTAGGAGTCATCGGCTGGCTCGCCGGGTTCGAGGCGTACTTCCTCGCCGTGGCCCAGGTGGTCGCCGATACCCGGGCGCTGGGAATCCGGGTCGCCGCCCGCGGATCCGGAGCCGGGAGCATGGTCAACCACGCCTTGTTCATCGCTACGGCCAACCCTCTTGATCACCACCTCTTGTTCGAGCGGTTCGTCAACGAGCGTCGTACGACGCTGCCCGACATCGACCTCGATGTCGAGTCCGAGCGGCGCCTGGAGGTGTACGACGCGATCATCGCCCGGTTCGGGCGGGAGCGGACCGCGGTCACCGGTATGCCCGAGACGTACCGGGCGAGGCACGCCCTTCGTGACGTCGGGCTTGCCCTCGGGATTCCGCCCCAGGTCGTGGGCGAGATCGCCAAGAGTTTTCCGCACATCAGGGCCAAGGACATCCGTGGCGCCCTGGCCGAGCTGCCGGAACTGCGGCAACTCGCCTCCCGGGTAAAGGAGTTCGGACCACTGTGGGAGCTCGCCGAAGGCCTGGATGCGCTGCCCCGCGGCTACGCCATGCACCCCTGCGGGGTGATCCTGTCCGACGTGAGCCTGCTCGACAGGTTGCCGGTGCAGCCGACCCCGGCCGGCTACCCGATGGTGCAGGCGGACAAGGAAGACATCGAGCTTGGCGGCTACGGCCTCCTGAAGCTGGACGTCCTGGGCGTCCGGATGCAGAGCGCGATGGCGCACGCGGTCGCGGAGATCCACCGGGCCACCGGGCGGGTCCTCGATCTCGACAACCCCGACCACGTCGACCTCAACGACCGGCTGGCCTTCGAGCTCATCCAGGCCTCCGATTCGATTGGCCTATACCAATTGGAGTCGCCGGGCCAGCAAGATCTTTTGTCCCGGCTGCAGCCCCGCCACATGCAGGACGTCATCGCCGACATCTCGCTGTTCCGGCCAGGACCTGTGAGCGGGCGAATGCCCGAACTTTTCATCGCGGCCCGGCACGGCGCTGCGCCGCGCTACGCGCACCCCGATCTGGAACCGATCCTGTCGGACACGTACGGCGTGACCATCTGGCACGAGCAGATCATCGCGACGTTCGCACAGCTGACCGGCTGCGATCGCGCTGCCGGCGAGTACGCACGCCGCGCGCTCGCCGACGCCGACCGGATCCCCCGCGTCGAGGAGTGGTTCCGCCGTACGGCCGGTGAACGCGGTTACAGCACGGCCGTGCTGGACGAGGTCTGGGAGACGATCTCCAGCCACGGAGCATATGGATTTTGCCGCGCCCATGCTGTCGCATTTGCTGTTCCTGCACTTCAGAGTGCCTTTTTGAAGGCCCGGTTTCCGGCGTTCCTGTACGCCGGGCTCCTGGAGTACGACCCCGGGATGTGGCCGCGACGGGTGATCGTGTCCGATGCCCGCCGCCACGGTGTGCCGATCCTGCCGGTCGACGTCAACCACTCCCACGCGGCGCACGTGGTCGAACAGACCGAGCAGGGCTGGGGCGTGCGTCTTGCCTTCTCCACCGTCAAAGGGATCAGCGAGGGCGAGGTCTCGCGCCTCGTGGCCGGCCAGCCCTACACCGGTCTGCAGGACCTGTGGCTGCGTGCCCGCCCGTCCCTGCCGATCACGCAGCGTCTGATCCGGATCGGCGCGCTCGGTCCGCCCCCGGGCGACCTCACCCGGCGAGATCTCCTGCTGCAGGCGACCGAACTCCACCGGCAGTCCCGCGCACGCACCGCGACCGACGGCCAACTACCGCTCGGCGGCGAGCTGGTGACCTCCACCCCGAGCGGGCTGCCCGAGATGACCAACCGGGACAAGCTCGGCGCGGAACTGGACACGCTCCAGATCGACGTCACCCATCACCTGATGGAGCACCACCACCGGCTGCTGATCGAGCTCGGCGCTACCACCGCCGCGCACCTGCGCGGCATGATCCCCGGACAGAAGGTCCTGGTCGCCGGAGTCCGCGCCTCCACCCAGACCCCACCGATCCAGTCCGGCAAGAGGATCATCTTCGTGACCCTGGAGGACGGCACCGGCCTAGTCGATCTCGCCTTCCTCGAGAGTTCCCACGAGGCCTGCGCGCACACCGTGTTCCACTCCGGTCTGCTGCTCGTACGCGGCACCGTCGAATCCCGCGGCACGCGCCGTACGGTGCTCGGCGAGATGGCCTGGGACCTGGACAAGGTGGCCGCCGCCCGCCGCGACCACGGCCCCCAAGCCGCCCTCGACCTGCTCGACCGCACCGACCCCGCCCCCACCCCGGCCCAACCGGCAGAACCACAGCGCACCCTTGCCGACGGCACCGCGGGCGCCCGCCTCCACCCGTATGCCG